A window from Streptomyces sp. NBC_00271 encodes these proteins:
- a CDS encoding DMT family transporter yields MATLALLWGSGFLWIKVALDHGLSPAHLTVTRCALGTAVLLLLARGARQRLPRSRALWLHVTVAALFCNAIPFALFALGEQTVDSGIAGVMNATTPLWSLLLGAVLGTDRALHPLRLTGLFLGFAGVLLIFAPWQHGGLAGWGAGALLAAAASYAIAFTYMARHLTPRGAPLAVSAAQLLMATAWTTLALPTAAPTHPDSTALLAVTVLGVFSTGLTFYLNYRMIAEEGPTSAATVGYLLPVVSVTLGALVLNETLGPRTLAGMAVVLAGVAATRTRPRTKGAVPVRQSPSLTSGPGSGSPQGNA; encoded by the coding sequence ATGGCCACCCTGGCGCTCCTCTGGGGCTCCGGCTTCCTCTGGATCAAGGTGGCCCTGGACCACGGCCTGTCCCCCGCCCACCTCACCGTCACGCGCTGCGCCCTGGGCACGGCGGTCCTCCTGCTCCTGGCCCGCGGGGCGCGCCAGCGCCTCCCCCGTTCCCGCGCCCTCTGGCTCCATGTGACCGTCGCGGCGCTGTTCTGCAACGCGATCCCCTTCGCCCTCTTCGCGCTCGGCGAGCAGACGGTCGACTCGGGGATCGCGGGCGTCATGAACGCGACCACTCCCCTCTGGTCGCTCCTCCTGGGCGCGGTTCTCGGCACGGACCGCGCCCTCCACCCCCTCCGCCTGACCGGCCTGTTCCTCGGCTTCGCGGGCGTCCTGCTGATCTTCGCCCCCTGGCAGCACGGCGGCCTGGCCGGCTGGGGCGCCGGAGCCCTCCTGGCCGCCGCGGCCAGCTATGCGATCGCCTTCACCTACATGGCCCGCCACCTCACCCCGCGCGGCGCCCCCCTGGCCGTATCGGCGGCCCAACTCCTCATGGCCACGGCGTGGACGACCCTGGCCCTCCCCACGGCGGCCCCCACCCACCCCGACAGCACGGCCCTGCTGGCCGTCACCGTCCTCGGCGTCTTCTCCACCGGCCTGACCTTCTACCTCAATTACCGCATGATCGCCGAAGAGGGCCCCACCAGCGCGGCCACGGTCGGCTACCTGCTCCCCGTCGTGTCCGTGACACTCGGCGCCCTGGTCCTGAACGAGACGCTCGGCCCCCGCACCCTGGCGGGCATGGCGGTGGTCCTGGCCGGAGTGGCAGCCACCCGCACCCGCCCCCGAACGAAAGGGGCCGTGCCGGTACGTCAAAGCCCGTCGCTTACGTCCGGGCCTGGAAGCGGCTCCCCACAGGGCAACGCCTGA
- a CDS encoding LacI family DNA-binding transcriptional regulator yields MTTRLADIAAQAGVSEATVSRVLNGKPGVAATTRQSVLAALDVLGYERPVRLRQRSEGLVGLITPELENPIFPALAQVIGQALTRQGYTPVLATQTPGGSTEDELTEMLVDRGVAGIIFVSGLHADTSADMQRYEQLRAQGVPFVLVDGFSPKVQAPFISPDDRAAMALAVTHLVSLGHTNIGLALGPKRFVPVQRKIEGFVRTMQEQLGLSPADIEERLVQHSLYTLEGGQAAATALMDRACTAVVCASDMMALGAIRAARQRGLEVPKDISVVGFDDSPLIAFTDPPLTTIRKPVPAMGQAAVRTLLEEIGGTPAPHSEFVFMPELVVRGSTASAAGDRNRP; encoded by the coding sequence GTGACCACACGGCTTGCCGACATCGCAGCCCAGGCGGGGGTCAGCGAGGCGACTGTCAGCCGCGTCCTGAACGGGAAGCCGGGCGTCGCCGCGACCACCCGCCAGTCCGTCCTGGCCGCGCTCGACGTCCTGGGCTATGAGCGCCCGGTCCGGCTGCGGCAGCGCAGCGAAGGCCTGGTGGGCCTGATCACCCCGGAGCTGGAGAACCCCATATTTCCGGCCCTGGCGCAAGTCATCGGCCAGGCCCTGACCCGTCAGGGCTACACCCCGGTCCTCGCCACCCAGACACCGGGCGGCTCCACCGAGGACGAGCTGACGGAGATGCTGGTGGACCGGGGCGTCGCCGGCATCATCTTCGTCTCCGGTCTGCACGCCGACACCTCGGCGGACATGCAGCGCTACGAGCAGCTGCGCGCCCAGGGCGTCCCGTTCGTCCTGGTCGACGGTTTCTCGCCGAAGGTCCAGGCGCCCTTCATCTCCCCGGACGACCGCGCGGCGATGGCCCTCGCGGTCACGCACCTCGTCTCGCTCGGGCACACCAACATCGGACTCGCCCTGGGTCCGAAGCGGTTCGTGCCCGTGCAGCGGAAGATCGAGGGCTTCGTGCGCACGATGCAGGAGCAGTTGGGGCTGAGCCCGGCCGACATCGAGGAGCGACTGGTCCAGCACTCGTTGTACACCCTGGAGGGCGGTCAGGCCGCGGCCACCGCCCTCATGGACCGGGCGTGCACGGCGGTGGTCTGCGCGAGCGACATGATGGCCCTCGGTGCGATAAGGGCGGCTCGACAGCGGGGCCTGGAGGTGCCGAAGGACATATCGGTCGTCGGCTTCGACGACTCCCCTCTGATCGCCTTCACCGACCCACCTCTGACGACGATACGCAAGCCGGTCCCGGCCATGGGGCAGGCTGCCGTGCGGACGTTGCTGGAGGAGATCGGTGGAACTCCGGCGCCGCACAGTGAATTCGTGTTCATGCCGGAGCTGGTGGTGCGCGGTTCGACCGCTTCGGCCGCTGGGGACCGGAATCGTCCCTAA
- a CDS encoding bifunctional [glutamine synthetase] adenylyltransferase/[glutamine synthetase]-adenylyl-L-tyrosine phosphorylase, with amino-acid sequence MMAPGRRSSTFTRLLRHGFTDPSAAERLLDGAELEPVRSDPVLLDALGATADPDLALLGLVRLVEAQDGHIAERELLDTLIAAKPLRDRLLGVLGASAALADHLARHPRDWQELVTYEPQDLHPGVREFERGLAQATDPVALRVAYRRCLLSIAARDVCGTTDLAQTAAELADLATATLRAALAIAGRAAPDDAALCRLAVVAMGKCGGHELNYVSDVDVIFVGEAVDGADERKALQAATRLASHMMRICSETTVEGSIWPVDANLRPEGRNGPLVRTLSSHLAYYQRWAKTWEFQALLKARPVAGDLGLGEEYVATLAPLVWHAAERENFVADVQKMRRRVVENIPVAEIERELKLGPGGLRDVEFAVQLLQLVHGRADTSLRSGTTLDALKALAAGGYVGRADAVQLDEAYRFLRSMEHRIQLYRLRRTHLVPEDDADLRRIGRSLGLRADPVVELNREWKRHAAVVRRLHEKLFYRPLLDAVAQLAPGESRLSPNAARERLVALGYADPAAALRHLEALASGVSRKAAIQRTLLPVLLGWFADSAEPDAGLLNFRKVSDALGKTPWYLRLLRDEGAAAENLARVLSAGRLAPDLLMRAPEAVALLGDGDGGGLEPRSRAHLEQEILAAVRRADGGEQAVTAARGVRRRELFRTAAADIVASYGTEEMPAVADQGALVDQVGGAVSDLTAATLAGTLRAVVRDRWGDTLPTRFAVIGMGRFGGHELGYGSDADVLFVHEPREGVDEQEASRAANAVVSEMRRLLQVSSADPPLLIDADLRPEGKSGPMVRTLNSYEAYYRRWSLVWESQALLRAEVVAGDEDLGRRFIELVDPLRYPAEGLGDDAVREIRRLKARMESERMPRGADPTLHTKLGRGGLSDVEWTVQLFQLQHGWVEPGLRTTRTREALGAACAAGLVSGEDAAILDEAWVLATRVRNAVMLVRGRAGDTFPSDGRELAAVGRYLGYGSGHVGDMIEDYRRITRRARAVVEVLFYGA; translated from the coding sequence ATGATGGCGCCGGGGCGCAGGAGCAGTACCTTCACGCGGCTGCTGCGACACGGCTTCACCGATCCGTCGGCCGCCGAGCGGCTCCTGGACGGCGCGGAGCTCGAGCCCGTACGGTCCGATCCGGTGCTCCTCGACGCGCTCGGCGCCACCGCCGATCCCGATCTCGCACTGCTCGGGCTCGTCCGGCTCGTCGAGGCGCAGGACGGTCACATCGCCGAGCGGGAACTCCTCGACACCCTGATCGCGGCCAAGCCGCTGCGCGACCGGCTGCTCGGCGTCCTCGGTGCCTCCGCCGCCCTCGCCGACCACCTCGCCCGGCACCCGCGCGACTGGCAGGAGCTCGTGACGTACGAGCCGCAGGACCTCCACCCCGGGGTACGGGAGTTCGAGCGGGGGCTGGCGCAGGCGACCGACCCCGTCGCCCTGCGCGTCGCCTACCGGCGCTGCCTGCTGTCCATCGCCGCACGTGACGTGTGCGGCACCACCGACCTCGCCCAGACCGCCGCCGAACTCGCCGACCTCGCCACGGCCACCCTGCGCGCCGCGCTCGCCATCGCCGGCCGCGCCGCGCCCGACGACGCCGCGCTGTGCCGGCTCGCGGTGGTCGCGATGGGGAAGTGCGGGGGGCACGAGCTGAACTACGTGTCCGACGTCGATGTCATCTTCGTGGGGGAGGCGGTGGACGGGGCTGACGAGCGCAAGGCGCTGCAGGCCGCCACCCGGCTCGCCTCCCACATGATGCGGATCTGTTCCGAGACCACCGTCGAGGGCAGCATCTGGCCCGTCGACGCGAATCTGCGGCCCGAGGGGCGGAACGGGCCGCTGGTACGGACCCTGAGCAGTCACCTCGCCTACTACCAGCGGTGGGCCAAGACCTGGGAGTTCCAGGCGCTGTTGAAGGCGCGGCCCGTGGCCGGGGACCTTGGACTCGGCGAGGAGTACGTGGCCACGCTGGCGCCCCTGGTGTGGCACGCCGCCGAGCGGGAGAACTTCGTCGCCGACGTACAGAAGATGCGGCGGCGGGTCGTGGAGAACATCCCCGTCGCCGAGATCGAGCGCGAGCTGAAACTCGGGCCCGGGGGACTGCGCGATGTCGAATTCGCCGTGCAGCTCCTCCAGTTGGTGCACGGGCGGGCCGACACCTCGCTGCGCAGCGGGACCACGCTGGACGCGTTGAAGGCGCTCGCGGCCGGTGGGTATGTCGGGCGGGCCGACGCCGTGCAGCTCGACGAGGCCTATCGGTTCCTGCGGTCCATGGAGCACCGGATACAGCTCTACCGGCTGCGGCGGACCCATCTGGTGCCCGAGGACGATGCCGATCTGCGGCGCATCGGGCGGTCGCTCGGGCTTCGGGCCGATCCCGTCGTCGAGCTGAACCGTGAGTGGAAGCGGCACGCGGCTGTCGTACGGCGGCTGCACGAGAAGTTGTTCTACCGGCCGCTGCTGGACGCCGTGGCCCAACTCGCCCCGGGCGAGAGCCGGCTGAGTCCGAACGCGGCGCGGGAGCGGCTCGTCGCCCTCGGGTACGCCGATCCGGCCGCGGCGTTGCGCCACTTGGAGGCGCTGGCTTCCGGGGTCTCGCGGAAGGCCGCGATCCAGCGGACCCTGCTGCCCGTGCTGTTGGGGTGGTTCGCGGATTCCGCCGAACCCGACGCCGGGTTGCTGAACTTCCGCAAGGTGTCGGACGCCCTGGGCAAGACCCCCTGGTATCTACGGCTGTTGAGGGACGAAGGGGCCGCGGCGGAGAACCTGGCGCGGGTGCTGTCGGCCGGGCGGCTCGCCCCGGACCTGCTGATGCGGGCGCCGGAGGCCGTCGCGCTGCTCGGCGACGGGGACGGGGGCGGGCTCGAACCGCGCAGCCGTGCCCATCTGGAGCAGGAGATCCTCGCCGCGGTGAGGCGGGCCGACGGGGGCGAGCAGGCGGTGACCGCCGCGCGTGGTGTGCGGCGGCGGGAGCTGTTCCGTACGGCCGCCGCGGACATCGTCGCCTCGTACGGCACCGAGGAGATGCCGGCCGTCGCCGATCAGGGCGCGCTGGTGGATCAGGTGGGCGGGGCCGTGTCCGACCTGACGGCGGCGACGCTGGCGGGGACCCTGCGGGCCGTGGTGCGGGACAGGTGGGGGGACACGCTGCCCACGCGGTTCGCCGTCATCGGGATGGGGCGGTTCGGGGGGCACGAGCTCGGTTACGGGTCCGACGCGGATGTGCTGTTCGTGCATGAGCCCCGGGAGGGTGTCGACGAGCAGGAGGCATCCCGGGCGGCCAACGCGGTCGTCTCGGAGATGCGGCGGTTGCTTCAGGTCTCCAGCGCGGATCCGCCCTTGCTGATCGACGCCGATCTGCGGCCCGAGGGGAAGTCCGGGCCTATGGTGCGGACGCTGAACTCCTATGAGGCCTACTACCGGCGGTGGTCGTTGGTGTGGGAGTCGCAGGCCCTCTTGCGGGCCGAGGTCGTCGCGGGGGACGAGGACCTGGGGCGGCGGTTCATCGAGCTGGTCGATCCGTTGCGGTACCCCGCGGAGGGGCTCGGTGACGACGCCGTACGGGAGATCCGGCGGCTGAAGGCCCGGATGGAGTCGGAGCGGATGCCCCGCGGGGCCGATCCGACGCTGCACACCAAGCTGGGGCGGGGCGGGCTGTCCGACGTGGAGTGGACCGTGCAGCTGTTCCAGTTGCAGCACGGGTGGGTGGAGCCGGGGCTGCGGACCACTCGGACACGGGAGGCGCTGGGCGCGGCGTGCGCGGCGGGGCTGGTGTCCGGAGAGGACGCGGCCATCCTGGACGAGGCGTGGGTGCTGGCCACGCGGGTGCGCAACGCGGTGATGCTGGTGCGGGGGCGGGCCGGGGACACGTTTCCCTCCGACGGGCGTGAACTCGCCGCGGTCGGGCGGTACTTGGGGTACGGGTCCGGTCATGTCGGCGACATGATCGAGGACTACCGGCGGATCACTCGGCGGGCTCGGGCCGTGGTGGAGGTGCTGTTCTACGGGGCGTGA
- a CDS encoding phosphatase PAP2 family protein — protein MGETTVTTLEGQDRAAPRPVAEENAGKAFVRRLRTPRRPRFWFEILLIAVSYWTYSLIRNAVPEQKQEALRNADWLWRMEHHLGIAVEQSVNHAVNSATWLIIGMNYYYATLHFVVTLGVLVWLYRSHPGRYAAARLALFATTAVALLGYYFFPLAPPRLMNGGDFVDTVVVHHTWGSMASGDLKHMSNQYAAMPSMHIGWSLWCGLTIFALASVPWVRVLGLLYPAATLLVIVSTANHFWLDAVGGMLCLTFGFTVARLWYDALPYALPRWVPGTRGAPLVPLET, from the coding sequence ATGGGTGAGACGACCGTGACGACACTGGAAGGCCAGGACCGGGCCGCTCCACGCCCCGTCGCGGAGGAGAACGCGGGGAAGGCGTTCGTGCGCCGGCTGCGCACCCCGCGTCGCCCCCGCTTCTGGTTCGAGATCCTGCTCATCGCCGTGAGTTACTGGACGTACTCACTGATCCGTAACGCCGTGCCCGAGCAGAAGCAGGAGGCCCTGCGCAACGCCGACTGGCTGTGGCGCATGGAGCACCATCTCGGGATCGCCGTCGAGCAGTCGGTCAACCACGCCGTGAACTCGGCGACATGGCTGATCATCGGGATGAACTACTACTACGCGACGCTACACTTCGTCGTGACGCTCGGTGTCCTGGTGTGGCTCTATCGCAGCCACCCCGGCCGGTACGCGGCGGCGCGCCTCGCGCTCTTCGCCACCACGGCGGTGGCCCTGCTCGGCTACTACTTCTTCCCGCTGGCCCCGCCCCGCCTGATGAACGGCGGCGACTTCGTCGACACGGTGGTCGTCCACCACACGTGGGGTTCCATGGCCTCCGGGGACCTCAAGCACATGTCGAACCAGTACGCCGCGATGCCGTCGATGCACATCGGCTGGTCCCTGTGGTGCGGTCTGACCATCTTCGCCCTGGCCTCGGTGCCGTGGGTGCGCGTCCTGGGCCTGCTCTACCCGGCGGCCACGCTGCTGGTCATCGTCTCCACCGCCAACCACTTCTGGCTGGACGCGGTGGGCGGCATGCTGTGCCTGACCTTCGGCTTCACGGTCGCCCGTCTCTGGTACGACGCTCTGCCGTACGCCCTGCCCCGCTGGGTTCCCGGGACGCGTGGCGCGCCCCTGGTGCCGCTGGAGACCTGA
- a CDS encoding LysR family transcriptional regulator, whose protein sequence is MLDVRRMQVLRAVVSSGSVTAAAADLGYTPSAVSQQIGALEKQAGTELLERVGRGVRPTAAGLLLTEYADAIGRQVAEAETALADLRAGRTGRLAVRYFATAGAALVAPAVARFRREHPGVRVELKLIDVEDPLPDVKEGRADLALVVRADGTGPEGIRLVRLLDDPYRVVLPRGHRLAGRRLLELAELADEPWVGSEWPGPCLDAQLDACATAGFRPSFAVQSEDYATAQGFVAAGLGVSLIPRLGLGSRHPGVVVRKVRAPEPVRVLYAAVRETGPGAAERPALRGLLDALRGAAHPER, encoded by the coding sequence ATGCTTGATGTGCGGCGTATGCAGGTGCTGCGGGCTGTGGTCAGCAGCGGGTCGGTGACGGCGGCCGCGGCGGATCTGGGGTACACGCCGTCCGCCGTCAGTCAGCAGATCGGGGCGCTGGAGAAGCAGGCGGGGACCGAGCTGCTGGAGCGGGTCGGGCGCGGGGTGCGGCCCACCGCGGCGGGGCTGCTGCTGACCGAGTACGCGGACGCCATCGGGCGGCAGGTCGCCGAGGCGGAGACCGCCCTCGCGGATCTGCGGGCGGGGCGGACGGGGCGGCTCGCGGTGCGGTACTTCGCCACGGCCGGGGCCGCACTGGTCGCTCCCGCCGTCGCGCGGTTTCGGCGTGAGCATCCCGGCGTACGGGTGGAGTTGAAGCTGATCGATGTGGAGGATCCGCTGCCCGACGTGAAGGAGGGGCGGGCCGATCTGGCCCTGGTGGTGCGGGCCGACGGTACCGGTCCCGAGGGCATACGGCTCGTACGTCTGCTCGATGATCCGTACCGGGTCGTGCTGCCCAGGGGGCATCGGCTCGCGGGGCGGCGGCTGCTCGAACTGGCGGAGCTGGCCGATGAGCCGTGGGTCGGGAGCGAGTGGCCGGGGCCCTGTCTCGACGCCCAGTTGGACGCCTGTGCGACCGCCGGGTTCCGGCCCTCGTTCGCGGTGCAGAGCGAGGACTACGCCACCGCTCAGGGATTCGTGGCGGCCGGGCTCGGAGTGAGTCTGATTCCCCGGCTCGGGCTGGGGAGCCGGCACCCTGGTGTGGTGGTGCGGAAGGTGCGCGCCCCTGAGCCGGTGCGGGTCCTTTACGCGGCGGTACGGGAGACGGGTCCCGGCGCGGCCGAGCGGCCGGCACTGCGCGGACTGCTGGACGCGCTCCGGGGCGCGGCCCACCCCGAGCGGTGA
- a CDS encoding alkaline phosphatase family protein, translating into MSGRNVYRRSRAVVASALAFTAAAVGLWTGLGGSTTAHAAAGVPTPDHVVVVVFENHAYSQVIGSSSAPYINSLKTGGANLTSSYALTHPSQPNYYALFSGSTQGVTDDSCVTPGFSSAANLASEVIAAGRTWASYNETLPSQGSTTCSSGNYAQKHNPWFGFSNVPTSSAKTFTQFPTDYTTLPQVSFVVPNLCSDMHDCSVSTGDTWLKNKLGAYATWAKTHNSLLVVTFDEDNRLSGNKIPTVFYGQQVTAGSTSSTTYNHYDLLRTLEDSQGLSTHAGNAASGKDITGIWTS; encoded by the coding sequence GTGTCCGGCAGAAACGTGTACCGCCGCAGTCGTGCCGTCGTGGCGTCCGCCCTCGCCTTCACCGCAGCCGCGGTGGGCCTGTGGACCGGCCTCGGCGGCTCCACGACCGCGCACGCCGCGGCCGGGGTACCGACCCCGGACCACGTGGTCGTCGTGGTCTTCGAGAACCACGCGTACAGCCAGGTGATCGGCTCCTCCAGCGCCCCGTACATCAACTCGCTCAAGACCGGCGGCGCCAACCTCACCTCGTCGTACGCCTTGACGCACCCGAGCCAGCCCAACTACTACGCCCTCTTCTCCGGCTCCACCCAGGGCGTCACGGACGACAGCTGTGTCACCCCCGGCTTCTCCTCCGCCGCGAACCTCGCCTCCGAGGTGATCGCGGCGGGCAGAACCTGGGCCAGCTACAACGAGACGCTGCCCAGCCAGGGGTCCACGACGTGCAGCAGCGGCAACTACGCGCAGAAGCACAACCCGTGGTTCGGCTTCAGCAACGTACCGACGTCGTCCGCGAAGACCTTCACCCAGTTCCCGACGGACTACACGACGCTTCCGCAGGTCTCCTTCGTGGTCCCCAACCTGTGCAGCGACATGCACGACTGCTCGGTGTCGACCGGTGACACCTGGCTGAAGAACAAGCTGGGCGCGTACGCGACCTGGGCCAAGACCCACAACAGCCTGCTCGTCGTCACCTTCGACGAGGACAACCGGCTCAGCGGCAACAAGATCCCGACCGTGTTCTACGGCCAGCAGGTGACCGCGGGATCCACCAGCTCGACCACCTACAACCACTACGACCTGCTGCGCACCCTGGAGGACTCGCAGGGCCTGTCGACACACGCGGGCAACGCCGCCTCCGGCAAGGACATCACCGGCATCTGGACGTCCTGA